A section of the Lineus longissimus chromosome 1, tnLinLong1.2, whole genome shotgun sequence genome encodes:
- the LOC135496235 gene encoding mitochondrial dicarboxylate carrier-like isoform X4, producing the protein MSVDKTKRVGRWYFGGIASAMAACCTHPLDLLKVHLQTQQKATIGLFQMGVIVVKNEGITGLYNGLTASVMRQLTYSLTRFAIYETVKKNTTVPGESMPFLQKVALAGFAGGCGGVVGTPADMVNVRMQNDMKIPKEQRRNYKHAVDGLYRVFREEGPRRLMSGCVTATSRAILMTIGQLAFYDQVKQGLLASGYFKDNIITHFTSSLTAGAIATAMTQPLDVMKTRMMNAEAGQYKNLLHCAMDILKVGPLGFYKGFLPAFVRLGPHTICTFIFLEQMRMNFGYMKPEGEEQ; encoded by the exons ATGTCTGTCGATAAGACAAAGCGTGTGGGGCGGTGGTATTTTGGTGGAATAGCAAGTGCGATGGCGGCATGTTGCACTCATCCACTTGACTTGCTCAAG GTTCACCTTCAGACCCAGCAGAAGGCCACCATTGGTTTGTTTCAAATGGGAGTTATTGTTGTGAAGAATGAAGGAATAACCGGTCTTTACAATGGACTCACAGCATCAGTCATGAGGCAG TTGACCTATTCCCTAACTAGGTTTGCCATATATGAAACTGTGAAGAAAAACACCACAGTTCCAGGAGAATCGATGCCTTTTTTACAGAAGGTGGCTCTGGCTGGATTTGCTGGAGGGTGTGGTGGAGTTGTTGGCACACCTGCTGATATGGTCAATGTCCG aatgcaaaatgatatgaaaatccCCAAAGAACAGAGACGAAA TTACAAGCATGCTGTAGATggattatacagggtgttccgGGAAGAGGGACCAAGGCGGTTGATGTCTGGGTGTGTCACCGCTACGAGTAGGGCTATCCTAATGACGATAGGACAG CTTGCCTTTTATGATCAAGTAAAACAAGGTCTTCTTGCTAGTGGCTATTTCAAAGACAACATCATTACTCATTTCACATCAAGTCTAACTGCT GGAGCTATAGCAACAGCTATGACACAACCTTTAGATGTAATGAAAACAAGAATGATGAATGCTGAAGCTGGACAGTACAAA AATCTTCTTCATTGTGCCATGGATATCCTTAAAGTTGGTCCGCTCGGATTCTATAAG GGTTTTCTACCTGCGTTTGTGCGACTAGGCCCTCACACTATCTGCACTTTCATTTTCCTTGAGCAAATGCGTATGAATTTTGGTTACATGAAACCTGAGGGTGAAGAGCAATAG
- the LOC135482857 gene encoding eukaryotic translation initiation factor 3 subunit L-like: MWQTTAEDFVESVQGDYDPYSSYQYSSAPANDYEIHSGDPAKDLEHERQFQQSTFIVPEVIKRFLVEFQRYINEGNLYEIQRAYENDFNKLTDRFFKNTPWPDAEAIAPVVKDDQLFLTLYKELYYRHIYARVANGPTIDQRFESYYNYCNLFNFILSADGPVPLELPNQWLWDIIDEFIYQFQSFSQFRCKLTKKPEEEVDILRRSPKIWNVHSVLNVLHSLVDKSNINRQLEIYTSGGDPDSVASEFGRHSMYKMLGYFSLIGLLRLHSLLGDYYQALKALENIDFNKKNMYSRVPGCQITTYYYVGFAYMMMRRYQDAIRTFSNILLYIQRTKQMFQNRVYLYDQINKQNEQMYILLSICLVLHPMRIDESVHSQLREKHGDRMLKMQKGEMSEFENSFSYACPKFLSPVPPNYDAPPANFHKEPYQLQLKVFMDEVLQQNLLPTIRSYLKLYTTLPISKLAAFMEMTEDELRIHLMCFKHKMKNIVWTKGTSGLEGEFQSSSEVDFYINKDMIHIADTKVARRYGDFFIRQIHKFEEMNRGLLNLPH, from the exons ATGTGGCAAACAACAGCCGAAGATTTCGTTGAATCTGTGCAGGGTGAT TATGACCCCTATTCAAGTTACCAGTATTCTTCTGCCCCCGCTAATGACTATGAAATACATTCAG GGGACCCAGCAAAAGACCTAGAGCATGAGCGCCAGTTTCAGCAATCCACATTCATTGTGCCAGAAGTGATCAAGAGATTTCTAGTGGAGTTTCAACGCTACATAAATGAGGGCAACCTCTACGAGATACAGAGAGCTTATGAGAATGA tttcaacAAATTAACTGATCGTTTCTTCAAGAACACGCCCTGGCCAGATGCAGAGGCCATTGCTCCAGTTGTTAAAGACG ATCAACTTTTTCTCACGTTGTACAAGGAATTGTACTACAGACATATATACGCTAGAGTGGCA AATGGCCCCACAATAGACCAAAGATTTGAATCTTACTACAACTACTGTAATCTATTCAACTTCATCTTGA GTGCTGATGGTCCAGTTCCTCTTGAACTACCAAACCAATGGCTGTGGGATATCATCGATGAATTCATCTACCAG TTCCAATCATTCAGTCAGTTCAGATGTAAGCTGACCAAGAAACCAGAGGAGGAGGTTGATATCCTCAGGAGAAGTCCAAAG ATCTGGAATGTGCACAGTGTGCTGAATGTGCTTCACTCATTGGTGGATAAATCCAACATCAACAGACAGTTAGAGATCTACACCAGTGGAG GTGACCCCGACAGTGTTGCCAGTGAGTTTGGACGTCACTCTATGTATAAGATGTTGGGATACTTTAGTTTGATTGGGTTGCTACGGTTACACTCGTTGCTAGGAGACTACTACCAGGCCTTGAAGGCGCTGGAGAATATTGACTTCAACAAGAAG AATATGTACTCCCGTGTACCTGGATGCCAGATCACTACGTATTACTACGTGGGGTTTGCCTACATGATGATGAGACGGTACCAGGATGCGATCAGAACCTTCTCTAACATCCTCCTCTACATCCAGAGAACTAAACAGATGTTCCAGAACCGAGTCTATCTTTATGATCAG ATCAACAAACAGAATGAGCAGATGTACATCCTGCTCTCCATCTGCCTCGtcctccatccaatgaggatcGACGAGAGCGTCCACTCCCAGCTTCGTGAGAAACATGGTGACCGTATGCTGAAGATGCAGAAAGGAGAGATGTCAGAGTTTGAGAATAGCTTCTCGTACGCCTGTCCAAAGTTCCTGTCACCTGTTCCTCCAAACTATGACGCACCTCCGGCTAATTTCCACAAG GAGCCGTACCAGCTGCAGCTGAAAGTGTTCATGGATGAAGTCCTGCAGCAAAACCTCCTGCCCACCATCAGAAG TTACCTGAAGCTGTATACAACTTTACCCATCAGCAAGTTGGCTGCATTCATGGAAATG ACCGAAGATGAACTACGCATTCACCTGATGTGCTTCAAA cataaaatgaagaatatcGTGTGGACAAAAGGAACAAGTGGACTTGAGGGAGAGTTCCAGTCATCATCAGAGGTCGACTTCTACATCAATAAGGACATGATCCATATCGCTGACACGAAAGTAGCAAGGAGATATGGCGACTTCTTCATTAGGCAGATTCATAAGTTTGAGGAG ATGAACCGGGGTTTACTCAACCTTCCACATTGA
- the LOC135496235 gene encoding mitochondrial dicarboxylate carrier-like isoform X2, producing MSVDKTKRVGRWYFGGIASAMAACCTHPLDLLKVHLQTQQKATIGLFQMGVIVVKNEGITGLYNGLTASVMRQLTYSLTRFAIYETVKKNTTVPGESMPFLQKVALAGFAGGCGGVVGTPADMVNVRMQNDMKIPKEQRRNYKHAVDGLYRVFREEGPRRLMSGCVTATSRAILMTIGQLAFYDQVKQGLLASGYFKDNIITHFTSSLTAGAIATAMTQPLDVMKTRMMNAEAGQYKNLLHCAMDILKVGPLGFYKGFLPAFVRLGPHTICTFIFLEQMRMNFGYMKPEGFYSGIRAPCTTNHLNVRLL from the exons ATGTCTGTCGATAAGACAAAGCGTGTGGGGCGGTGGTATTTTGGTGGAATAGCAAGTGCGATGGCGGCATGTTGCACTCATCCACTTGACTTGCTCAAG GTTCACCTTCAGACCCAGCAGAAGGCCACCATTGGTTTGTTTCAAATGGGAGTTATTGTTGTGAAGAATGAAGGAATAACCGGTCTTTACAATGGACTCACAGCATCAGTCATGAGGCAG TTGACCTATTCCCTAACTAGGTTTGCCATATATGAAACTGTGAAGAAAAACACCACAGTTCCAGGAGAATCGATGCCTTTTTTACAGAAGGTGGCTCTGGCTGGATTTGCTGGAGGGTGTGGTGGAGTTGTTGGCACACCTGCTGATATGGTCAATGTCCG aatgcaaaatgatatgaaaatccCCAAAGAACAGAGACGAAA TTACAAGCATGCTGTAGATggattatacagggtgttccgGGAAGAGGGACCAAGGCGGTTGATGTCTGGGTGTGTCACCGCTACGAGTAGGGCTATCCTAATGACGATAGGACAG CTTGCCTTTTATGATCAAGTAAAACAAGGTCTTCTTGCTAGTGGCTATTTCAAAGACAACATCATTACTCATTTCACATCAAGTCTAACTGCT GGAGCTATAGCAACAGCTATGACACAACCTTTAGATGTAATGAAAACAAGAATGATGAATGCTGAAGCTGGACAGTACAAA AATCTTCTTCATTGTGCCATGGATATCCTTAAAGTTGGTCCGCTCGGATTCTATAAG GGTTTTCTACCTGCGTTTGTGCGACTAGGCCCTCACACTATCTGCACTTTCATTTTCCTTGAGCAAATGCGTATGAATTTTGGTTACATGAAACCTGAGG GGTTTTATTCCGGCATTCGTGCGCCTTGCACCACAAACCATCTTAACGTTCGTCTTCTTTGA
- the LOC135482846 gene encoding ankyrin repeat domain-containing protein 54-like produces MDGDTSSSSSEAEERESSPDEGEYLVSPEIAIDFKVPKFNFCDWDPNPEKGTSYLGLLPIQETYEQSGHVGKIKVSTSHRRIRMREFINGKRTGRDIIDDRKLRQASDQNDYNTVLHLLETGVDPNCCDDKKRTALHFAAAKGHHDIVNVLLDHGANPNQKDVIGNTALHLAACAHHVKVVTILLKGGTNLMSTDNMGKTPLHLAHSRLRTLHDNKTFTSEQLKVEVTQVVGMMKEYLNITGHTDSDCELSQLTEKLTLSTTIDEVHGVNELLAQFTSLKLESHKQPVQTIAAS; encoded by the exons ATGGATGGAGACACCAGCAGCTCAAGTTCTGAGGCTGAGGAACGAGAGAGTTCTCCAGATGAGGGGGAATATTTG GTGTCTCCAGAAATAGCCATTGACTTCAAAGTTCCTAAATTCAATTTTTGTGACTGGGATCCGAATCCCGAGAAAGGCACCTCATATCTTGGTTTGTTACCAATCCAAGAAACTTATGAGCAGTCTGGTCATGTGGGAAAGATCAAGGTCTCCACATCACATCGAAGAATCCGCATGAGAGAGTTCATCAATGGGAAGAGAACAGGTCGAGACATTATTG ATGACAGAAAACTTCGCCAAGCGTCCGATCAGAATGATTATAACACAG TGCTGCATCTTCTTGAGACAGGTGTTGACCCAAATTGTTGTGACGACAAGAAGCGAACGGCTTTACATTTTGCTGCTGCAAAAGGACATCATGACATAG TGAATGTCTTGCTGGATCATGGTGCTAATCCAAATCAAAAAGATGTCATCGGAAACACAGCCCTTCATCTTG CTGCCTGTGCTCATCACgtcaaggttgtgactattctGCTAAAAGGGG GAACCAATCTGATGTCGACAGACAACATGGGAAAGACGCCACTGCATTTAGCTCATTCCAGACTCAGGACTCTCCATGATAACAAGACCTTTACATCAGAACAACTCAAAGTTGAGGTCACTCAG GTTGTGGGAATGATGAAAGAATACCTCAACATCACTGGACACACAGACAGCGACTGTGAACTCAGTCAACTCACAGAGAAGCTGACATTATCAACGACTATAGATGAAGTTCATGGAGTTAACGAGTTACTGGCACAGTTCACAAGCCTTAAACTAGAGTCACACAAACAACCTGTGCAGACAATAGCCGCAAGTTGA
- the LOC135496235 gene encoding mitochondrial dicarboxylate carrier-like isoform X5: MSVDKTKRVGRWYFGGIASAMAACCTHPLDLLKVHLQTQQKATIGLFQMGVIVVKNEGITGLYNGLTASVMRQLTYSLTRFAIYETVKKNTTVPGESMPFLQKVALAGFAGGCGGVVGTPADMVNVRMQNDMKIPKEQRRNYKHAVDGLYRVFREEGPRRLMSGCVTATSRAILMTIGQLAFYDQVKQGLLASGYFKDNIITHFTSSLTAGAIATAMTQPLDVMKTRMMNAEAGQYKNLLHCAMDILKVGPLGFYKGVVPASVRLCPQTILIFVFFEQIRMKFGYIEDSQ; this comes from the exons ATGTCTGTCGATAAGACAAAGCGTGTGGGGCGGTGGTATTTTGGTGGAATAGCAAGTGCGATGGCGGCATGTTGCACTCATCCACTTGACTTGCTCAAG GTTCACCTTCAGACCCAGCAGAAGGCCACCATTGGTTTGTTTCAAATGGGAGTTATTGTTGTGAAGAATGAAGGAATAACCGGTCTTTACAATGGACTCACAGCATCAGTCATGAGGCAG TTGACCTATTCCCTAACTAGGTTTGCCATATATGAAACTGTGAAGAAAAACACCACAGTTCCAGGAGAATCGATGCCTTTTTTACAGAAGGTGGCTCTGGCTGGATTTGCTGGAGGGTGTGGTGGAGTTGTTGGCACACCTGCTGATATGGTCAATGTCCG aatgcaaaatgatatgaaaatccCCAAAGAACAGAGACGAAA TTACAAGCATGCTGTAGATggattatacagggtgttccgGGAAGAGGGACCAAGGCGGTTGATGTCTGGGTGTGTCACCGCTACGAGTAGGGCTATCCTAATGACGATAGGACAG CTTGCCTTTTATGATCAAGTAAAACAAGGTCTTCTTGCTAGTGGCTATTTCAAAGACAACATCATTACTCATTTCACATCAAGTCTAACTGCT GGAGCTATAGCAACAGCTATGACACAACCTTTAGATGTAATGAAAACAAGAATGATGAATGCTGAAGCTGGACAGTACAAA AATCTTCTTCATTGTGCCATGGATATCCTTAAAGTTGGTCCGCTCGGATTCTATAAG GGTGTTGTTCCAGCTTCTGTGCGCTTGTGCCCCCAAACTATTCTCATATTTGTATTCTTTGAACAAATTCGTATGAAGTTTGGTTACATTGAAGACTCTCAGTAA
- the LOC135496235 gene encoding mitochondrial dicarboxylate carrier-like isoform X3 has protein sequence MSVDKTKRVGRWYFGGIASAMAACCTHPLDLLKVHLQTQQKATIGLFQMGVIVVKNEGITGLYNGLTASVMRQLTYSLTRFAIYETVKKNTTVPGESMPFLQKVALAGFAGGCGGVVGTPADMVNVRMQNDMKIPKEQRRNYKHAVDGLYRVFREEGPRRLMSGCVTATSRAILMTIGQLAFYDQVKQGLLASGYFKDNIITHFTSSLTAGAIATAMTQPLDVMKTRMMNAEAGQYKNLLHCAMDILKVGPLGFYKGFSPAFARLTPHTICLFLLLEQMRLSFGYIEISCITAHS, from the exons ATGTCTGTCGATAAGACAAAGCGTGTGGGGCGGTGGTATTTTGGTGGAATAGCAAGTGCGATGGCGGCATGTTGCACTCATCCACTTGACTTGCTCAAG GTTCACCTTCAGACCCAGCAGAAGGCCACCATTGGTTTGTTTCAAATGGGAGTTATTGTTGTGAAGAATGAAGGAATAACCGGTCTTTACAATGGACTCACAGCATCAGTCATGAGGCAG TTGACCTATTCCCTAACTAGGTTTGCCATATATGAAACTGTGAAGAAAAACACCACAGTTCCAGGAGAATCGATGCCTTTTTTACAGAAGGTGGCTCTGGCTGGATTTGCTGGAGGGTGTGGTGGAGTTGTTGGCACACCTGCTGATATGGTCAATGTCCG aatgcaaaatgatatgaaaatccCCAAAGAACAGAGACGAAA TTACAAGCATGCTGTAGATggattatacagggtgttccgGGAAGAGGGACCAAGGCGGTTGATGTCTGGGTGTGTCACCGCTACGAGTAGGGCTATCCTAATGACGATAGGACAG CTTGCCTTTTATGATCAAGTAAAACAAGGTCTTCTTGCTAGTGGCTATTTCAAAGACAACATCATTACTCATTTCACATCAAGTCTAACTGCT GGAGCTATAGCAACAGCTATGACACAACCTTTAGATGTAATGAAAACAAGAATGATGAATGCTGAAGCTGGACAGTACAAA AATCTTCTTCATTGTGCCATGGATATCCTTAAAGTTGGTCCGCTCGGATTCTATAAG GGTTTCTCACCGGCTTTTGCACGACTTACTCCGCATACGATATGTCTATTTCTCCTACTCGAACAAATGCGACTGAGTTTTGGTTACATAGAAATATCATGCATCACGGCCCACTCTTGA
- the LOC135496235 gene encoding mitochondrial dicarboxylate carrier-like isoform X1, whose protein sequence is MSVDKTKRVGRWYFGGIASAMAACCTHPLDLLKVHLQTQQKATIGLFQMGVIVVKNEGITGLYNGLTASVMRQLTYSLTRFAIYETVKKNTTVPGESMPFLQKVALAGFAGGCGGVVGTPADMVNVRMQNDMKIPKEQRRNYKHAVDGLYRVFREEGPRRLMSGCVTATSRAILMTIGQLAFYDQVKQGLLASGYFKDNIITHFTSSLTAGAIATAMTQPLDVMKTRMMNAEAGQYKNLLHCAMDILKVGPLGFYKGFIPAFVRLAPQTILTFVFFEQIRLNLGYMPRQAPAVVAPPIEEDPHPETGHAEHHGGH, encoded by the exons ATGTCTGTCGATAAGACAAAGCGTGTGGGGCGGTGGTATTTTGGTGGAATAGCAAGTGCGATGGCGGCATGTTGCACTCATCCACTTGACTTGCTCAAG GTTCACCTTCAGACCCAGCAGAAGGCCACCATTGGTTTGTTTCAAATGGGAGTTATTGTTGTGAAGAATGAAGGAATAACCGGTCTTTACAATGGACTCACAGCATCAGTCATGAGGCAG TTGACCTATTCCCTAACTAGGTTTGCCATATATGAAACTGTGAAGAAAAACACCACAGTTCCAGGAGAATCGATGCCTTTTTTACAGAAGGTGGCTCTGGCTGGATTTGCTGGAGGGTGTGGTGGAGTTGTTGGCACACCTGCTGATATGGTCAATGTCCG aatgcaaaatgatatgaaaatccCCAAAGAACAGAGACGAAA TTACAAGCATGCTGTAGATggattatacagggtgttccgGGAAGAGGGACCAAGGCGGTTGATGTCTGGGTGTGTCACCGCTACGAGTAGGGCTATCCTAATGACGATAGGACAG CTTGCCTTTTATGATCAAGTAAAACAAGGTCTTCTTGCTAGTGGCTATTTCAAAGACAACATCATTACTCATTTCACATCAAGTCTAACTGCT GGAGCTATAGCAACAGCTATGACACAACCTTTAGATGTAATGAAAACAAGAATGATGAATGCTGAAGCTGGACAGTACAAA AATCTTCTTCATTGTGCCATGGATATCCTTAAAGTTGGTCCGCTCGGATTCTATAAG GGTTTTATTCCGGCATTCGTGCGCCTTGCACCACAAACCATCTTAACGTTCGTCTTCTTTGAACAAATCCGCCTGAACCTCGGCTACATGCCACGGCAGGCACCAGCTGTGGTGGCACCACCGATTGAGGAGGATCCACACCCGGAGACGGGCCATGCTGAACACCATGGAGGACATTAG